The Synergistaceae bacterium genome segment CTTGAGAAAATAGTCTTTCATTATGTTACTCTCGCTCTTTGCTATATGTTCATAGAGCAGAGAGGACAACCCCCTGGCATCCCTCTCCCGCAATTTTTCCAATATCTCAAGATGCTGGCCGATCGTTTCATGTATGTTTGAAAGCGACTGTGCGGAAAGCTTCTGAAAGCGCTTTATCTGGGCGTGATATGTTGAGATAATGACTCCTATACGCTTGTTAGTTGCATATTTAGTGATGGTCATATGGAGCAGCAGATCCATCTCAGAAACGCGTGTCAGGTCTACCTCTCCTGCCATCGCAGCCTTTTTGAGGGCTTTCCAGCCTTTCTCCATCTCGTCTATC includes the following:
- a CDS encoding GntR family transcriptional regulator, whose amino-acid sequence is MHDHEKASWTKAYEWIRDAIEAREIEMGAPLPENHLAREIGVSRTPIREALRSLEQDGYVKIIPQKGAFVSEISLEDLKEIYDIRKLLEPFAALSAVNRIPEEEIDEMEKGWKALKKAAMAGEVDLTRVSEMDLLLHMTITKYATNKRIGVIISTYHAQIKRFQKLSAQSLSNIHETIGQHLEILEKLRERDARGLSSLLYEHIAKSESNIMKDYFLK